In the genome of Botrytis cinerea B05.10 chromosome 13, complete sequence, one region contains:
- the Bcvvd1 gene encoding Bcvvd1 produces the protein MMLSPEHEEELRKLKELQALYAEHAAVRDQQMQQSGSPRPDSRDSASSDPMIYPGLYSPSGFDVLQILFQIQRRPNPTYPLGNIDSGVALVLCDSARPHCPIVYCSEPFQRLTGYSQAEIIGKNCRFLQQPFNPNTFDYLGNAPTMKGIQNPKTDPNAMAKLTIRNALECGLESQVTLINYRKNGEQFLNVLTTVPLRWTTMEGEEKNYIVGFQAQAPPMYRHRSA, from the exons ATGATGTTGTCTCCTGAACATGAGGAAGAGCTGAGGAAGCTGAAAGAG CTTCAAGCCTTGTATGCAGAACATGCGGCCGTGAGGGATCAACAAATGCAGCAAAGTGGAAGTCCAAGACCAGATAGTAGAGATTCTGCTTCTTCCGATCCTATGATATATCCAGGCTTGTATTCTCCAAGTGGTTTCGACGTGTTACAAATTCTG TTTCAAATCCAACGTCGTCCAAATCCAACATATCCCCTGGGAAATATCGATAGCGGTGTGGCTCTCGTCCTGTGCGATTCCGCTCGTCCTCACTGTCCCATCGTCTACTGCAGTGAACCTTTCCAACGCCTCACCGGTTATTCCCAAGCCGAAATCATTGGCAAGAATTGCAGATTCCTCCAACAACCTTTCAATCCAAACACCTTTGATTATCTCGGCAATGCACCAACGATGAAGGGCatccaaaatcccaaaaCCGATCCTAACGCCATGGCGAAATTAACCATTCGAAACGCGCTCGAGTGTGGCTTGGAATCACAGGTCACTCTTATCAATTATCGAAAGAATGGAGAGCAATTCTTGAATGTTTTGACGACGGTGCCGCTTAGATGGACGACGatggagggagaagagaagaattatATTGTGGGATTCCAAGCGCAAGCTCCACCGATGTACAGGCACCGTTCCGCTTGA
- the Bcenp2 gene encoding Bcenp2, with product MKLTNPNEVPVYTISGASTARPLPDWLARKRKRSLKNDPEYANRVELLQDFEFEEASSCIRVSEDGEWVMSTGTYKPQIHTHYLPHLSLSFARHTTTLNHSFILLSNDYTKSLHLQTDRRLEFHTQGGCHYQTRLPRYGRDLVYDKASTEALIPAVGVNADGLGEVYRLNLEIGRYMKPYQIDVGGDDLTTSGGGALQGGINTGSVNCASIAEESHNLMAFGTSIGTVEFWDSRSKARVGILAGQQGGITALDFDRSGISIATGSSEGIVQLYDLRRPVPILTKDQGYGYAIKTLMHMTTSSQEKKILSADKRIIKLWDETDGKAWTSVEPAVDINSVAWCKNSGMLLTANEGKQQHAFFIPQLGPAPKWCSFLDNMVEEMAEEAPSETYDNYKFLTVPELKALNLGHLIGTTNLLRPYMHGYFVASKLYEQARLIANPYVWEDERIKRVKEKVEKERASRIRGGKKVKVNQNLVDKVLKRQERREKVDENAGVLGDSRFGKLFEDEDFAVDERSREFQALNPSTKVPGGGEDTKQRKVDSEDESSDDEDEVVSKPKPAAEMRISSSSYKKSGHQRKDNALGARKQGTGRVSKNRGDVVGERSVTFAPASKKDKEKTEAKPANSRSRREDARRSASGNVFRRL from the coding sequence ATGAAGCTCACAAACCCAAACGAGGTACCGGTGTACACCATTTCGGGTGCTTCCACTGCACGCCCTCTACCTGACTGGCTTGCTCGCAAAAGAAAGCGTAGCTTGAAAAACGATCCAGAATATGCCAACCGCGTCGAACTTCTACAAGAtttcgaattcgaagaagCTAGCTCTTGTATAAGAGTCAGTGAGGATGGGGAATGGGTTATGAGTACCGGCACATACAAACCGCAAATCCATACACATTATCTTCCTCATTTGTCTCTGTCTTTCGCAAGACATACAACAACCCTTAATCATTCCTTCATCCTCCTATCTAACGATTATACAAAATCACTCCATCTACAAACCGATCGCAGACTAGAATTTCACACACAGGGCGGATGCCATTATCAAACTCGATTACCTCGGTACGGGCGTGACCTTGTCTACGATAAAGCCTCAACGGAAGCATTAATACCTGCCGTTGGTGTCAATGCAGACGGTCTTGGAGAAGTTTATCGATTGAATCTTGAAATAGGACGTTACATGAAACCATACCAAATTGATGTTGGTGGTGATGACCTGACGACTTCTGGTGGCGGCGCTTTACAAGGAGGCATAAATACCGGGAGTGTCAATTGTGCATCTATTGCTGAGGAAAGTCATAATCTCATGGCTTTTGGGACATCAATTGGTACGGTGGAGTTCTGGGATTCAAGATCCAAAGCAAGAGTAGGCATTCTCGCGGGTCAGCAAGGAGGAATTACTGCGCTTGATTTCGACAGATCAGGAATATCGATTGCGACAGGATCCTCCGAGGGAATAGTACAATTGTATGATCTTCGACGACCCGTACCAATTTTGACCAAAGATCAAGGATATGGTTATGCGATCAAGACTTTGATGCACATGACCACCTCTtcacaagaaaagaaaatcttatCCGCAGATAAACGTATTATTAAATTGTGGGACGAAACAGACGGAAAGGCGTGGACTTCAGTCGAACCAGCAGTGGATATCAACTCAGTTGCGTGGTGCAAGAATAGTGGCATGCTCCTCACGGCAAACGAAGGAAAGCAACAACATGCTTTCTTCATTCCACAACTGGGTCCTGCACCAAAATGGTGCTCATTCTTGGATAATATGGTTGAAGAAATGGCAGAGGAAGCACCAAGTGAAACTTACGATAATTATAAGTTCTTAACGGTGCCAGAACTGAAAGCTCTCAACTTGGGTCATCTCATCGGAACTACCAATCTTTTGCGGCCATATATGCATGGTTACTTTGTGGCTTCTAAACTCTATGAGCAAGCCAGATTGATTGCCAATCCTTACGTCTGGGAAGACGAGAGAATCAAACGAGTTAAGGAGAAGGTCGAGAAGGAGCGAGCCAGTAGAATCAGAGGTGGCAAGAAGGTTAAGGTCAACCAGAACTTGGTTGACAAAGTACTCAAGAGACAAGAGCGTAGGGAGAAGGTTGATGAGAATGCTGGTGTCTTGGGTGATTCGCGTTTCGGCAAGCTTTTCGAGGACGAAGACTTCGCTGTTGATGAGCGTAGCAGAGAGTTTCAGGCTCTCAACCCTAGTACTAAGGTTCCAGGTGGTGGTGAGGATACCAAACAGCGCAAGGTCGATAGTGAGGATGAATCaagcgatgatgaagacgaggTTGTGTCGAAGCCTAAGCCAGCTGCTGAGATGCgtatttcttcctcgtcttaCAAGAAATCGGGTCATCAACGTAAAGACAATGCTTTGGGAGCCCGCAAACAAGGCACTGGTCGGGTTAGCAAAAACAGGGGTGATGTTGTTGGTGAGCGTTCGGTCACATTTGCTCCTGCTagtaaaaaagataaagagaaGACCGAAGCCAAGCCTGCCAATAGCAGGAGTAGACGCGAAGATGCAAGACGAAGCGCCAGTGGAAACGTTTTCAGAAGATTGTAA
- the Bcmeu1 gene encoding Bcmeu1 produces MAGSLPTTFSDPVHIAVIGGTGLQSLEGFVPIATLNPLTPWGYPSSPIHILSHNSTPVAFLSRHGTHHELAPHEIPNRANIAALRSIGVRTIIAFSAVGSLREEIKPRDFVVPDQVIDRTKGVRPFTFFEKGVVGHVGFADPFDEKIARVVRECGHALEGEGIVMHDKGTIICMEGPAFSTRAESHMYRSWGGSVINMSALPEAKLAREAEMVYQMICMATDYDCWHSTADVDVEMVMGHMHANGQNAKRLVGAVLDALSKQEHNEVVLAKHWEGNTTGMIRFMTKEQGRGEEGKKNVEYLFPGVWDA; encoded by the exons ATGGCCGGATCACTTCCTACCACTTTCTCTG ACCCCGTCCACATTGCCGTAATCGGCGGTACCGGTCTCCAATCCCTCGAAGGTTTTGTCCCAATCGCAACCCTCAACCCACTCACCCCCTGGGGctacccctcctcccccatccacatcctctCCCACAACTCCACCCCCGTCGCCTTCCTCTCTCGCCATGGTACTCACCACGAGCTCGCCCCCCACGAAATCCCCAACCGCGCCAACATCGCTGCTCTCCGCAGCATCGGCGTCCGAACCATCATCGCATTTAGTGCCGTGGGCTCTCTGCGCGAGGAAATCAAGCCCCGCGATTTCGTAGTGCCAGATCAGGTTATTGATAGGACCAAGGGAGTGCGTCCTTTTACCTTCTTTGAAAAGGGTGTTGTGGGACATGTGGGCTTTGCGGATCCGTTCGATGAGAAGATTGCGAGGGTGGTGAGGGAGTGTGGACATGCGCTTGAGGGAGAAGGAATTGTTATGCATGACAAGGGAACGATCATTTGTATGG AAGGACCCGCCTTCTCTACCCGTGCCGAATCGCACATGTACCGTTCCTGGGGCGGATCCGTCATCAACATGTCCGCGCTTCCCGAAGCCAAGCTCGCACGCGAAGCTGAAATGGTCTACCAAATGATTTGTATGGCAACCGATTATGACTGTTGGCATAGCACAGCCGATGTGGACGTGGAAATGGTGATGGGACACATGCATGCCAATGGACAGAATGCGAAGCGATTGGTGGGAGCAGTGCTTGACGCGTTGAGTAAGCAGGAACATAATGAGGTGGTTTTGGCGAAACATTGGGAAGGAAACACGACGGGCATGATTAGATTTATGACAAAGGAAcagggaagaggagaggagggaaagaagaacgTGGAGTATTTGTTCCCGGGGGTGTGGGATGCTTAG